Below is a window of Ralstonia pickettii DNA.
CAATAACGAGTCGGCCAAACCGACAGCAAGCGCCACAGTGACCCAGACATCCACCGAGCGCCGGAGTCTGGTCAGCGCCAGATAGCCTGCAAGCGCAACGACGTTCGATCCGATCACGGGAACACCTAGGATGCGAACGAGGTTGACGTATGTCCCACCCTGGATGAGCGCCGGTAAATACTTGGTGCCCCAGATACAGATCGGCACTACGACAGCTGCTGAAATCGGTCCCAACCACGGCAATGCTCGCAACACTTGCGTGAGCTGAGGGCTTGCGCGACTGTGTTCATGGCAATACCGGCCCAGCGCCGCGAGCAGCAACAACACCGGATAGCCCGAATGCCAGAAGGTCCATAGCCACACGGCGGATTGAGGGCCGGCTCCGAGCAGGCCGTCGGCACTGAATACGCCCGGAAATGTAGGCAATTGCGCAATGGCAATCGCCGCGGCAAAAAAGTAGGCGCCGGCAAGCGCCCCATAAAAAGGCGTTCTGGCCAGGCGGGCGCGCTGAAATAACAGATAGCCGGTCAGCCCTTCACACAGGACGACCACCGTCAGGAACATGGGCAGAAACGGCTTGACCTCTGGCAAGGTGCGCTGGGCGTGGCGGAAGGCGATCGCAGCCACGGCAACAATCATGGCGCTGATCAGCGCGGCTGCGAGAATCTCGGTGCGTGAGGGCCGTCCACCTTCCAGTTGTACTGCTTCAGTCATGTCGTGCTAGCTCGGGGCGTCGTCATGAGTAATCGACGCGACATGCGCAGTCTTTAGCCGGTGGGCCGCATGTGTGATTCGAAGCTCATTTCCGCCGCCGCCCTTCACAGCCGGCGCTTGCGGTCCAGGGCATTGCTCGCCATGCACTGTCACGCCGCCCATAGACGGAGATAAGACCCATCGGGATCGTACTCAGCGGCCTGTTTCCGGACGTTGAATCGCCGGCCGCCACGTGGGTCCGTGCCGCGCCCCGCGATATACAGCCAATTGCCCTGATTGCTGTAGACGTCGTAGTCGACGAGCTGGGACTCAAACCACGCTGCACCGGCACGCCAGTCGCCTCTGAGCTCATGCACGAGGTAGCTCGCGACCACCTGTCTGAGCCTGTTGCTGAGGTAGCCGGTGGTCTCCAGCTCGCGCATCGCGGCATCGACGAGCGGCTCGCCGGTCAATGCACGACGCCAGCGCTCGAAGCCCTGCACATCTGGGCGATCCGCGTGCCGTACCTCATTTGCGAGACCGCGTGCGCGGTACAGCCGAGCGCCATGCTGAAGATGCAGAAAGCGGAAATAGTCTCGCCACAGCAGCTCGAACCATAGCCAGTAGCTCCCGTCGCTCTGCCCATGCGACTGCTCGAACCGCTGCAGTTCCGACATCACGCGTCGGGGCGACAACGCACCGGTGGCCAGCCAGGGCGACCATTTGCTCGAGAAGTCCACACCGGCCAAGGCGTTGCGCGTGCGCTTGTACGTGTGAGGCAACTGGCGCTGCAGGTATTGGGCCAGGTGCCGAAGGCCCGCCGTCTCGCCACCATCAAACTCCGGTGTGCCATACGGAAACGACGCGCGCGGATCTGTCGACAGCGTTTGGTTTGCAACGTCGGCCGGCGCGCGCAGCCCCGGCGGAATAATTGCACCCGCCGGCCATGGCGGAAGGCGGTTGGGCGGTGACAGCGGCGTCGACGGTGCAGTCCGCGCACGTTCGAGCGCTTGCCTGAATGTTGTGAAGACCGCCGGCAGCGATTGAACAGGCCAAGGCAGACACAGCGGATCGATCAGGCTGCTTTGCCAGACCGTCTGCACCTGCAGCCCCGCGCTTCGCAGTTCGGCCACTTCGGCTTGCTCGTATGGCGCGGCGATGTCTTCGCAGACGACCGTCGAGGCGCCCACGGCGCGTGCCAATGCGGGCAAGACCTTTCCCGGCGGGCCACAGCATTCCACCAGCCGAGTGCCGAGATCGGCCAACTGGCGGGCCAAATCCCGAAGCGCCGCCGCAAGCACCGCCCGGCGGTGCACACCTACGCG
It encodes the following:
- a CDS encoding sensor domain-containing diguanylate cyclase translates to MTEAVQLEGGRPSRTEILAAALISAMIVAVAAIAFRHAQRTLPEVKPFLPMFLTVVVLCEGLTGYLLFQRARLARTPFYGALAGAYFFAAAIAIAQLPTFPGVFSADGLLGAGPQSAVWLWTFWHSGYPVLLLLAALGRYCHEHSRASPQLTQVLRALPWLGPISAAVVVPICIWGTKYLPALIQGGTYVNLVRILGVPVIGSNVVALAGYLALTRLRRSVDVWVTVALAVGLADSLLTLHGGARYTLGWYAARLLSVVSSAVVLSMLIADITRLYRALMAANHRLERQSLLDGLTQVGNRQAFDRCWAAEWKRARRTGLPLSVLMIDIDHFKQINDTYGHGRGDACLVEVADILSRVAGKRPTDLVARYGGEEFVVLLADTERSRAQVIAEQVRRAVEQAALPAPSVHGVVTVSIGVAAYAPSTDRTPVADPISDVLMQADMALYDAKRAGRNAVVVR
- a CDS encoding DASH family cryptochrome, with amino-acid sequence MNTVLFWFRSDLRLHDQPALRAACESGASHLVPVYCHADYEAQTPWGFARVGVHRRAVLAAALRDLARQLADLGTRLVECCGPPGKVLPALARAVGASTVVCEDIAAPYEQAEVAELRSAGLQVQTVWQSSLIDPLCLPWPVQSLPAVFTTFRQALERARTAPSTPLSPPNRLPPWPAGAIIPPGLRAPADVANQTLSTDPRASFPYGTPEFDGGETAGLRHLAQYLQRQLPHTYKRTRNALAGVDFSSKWSPWLATGALSPRRVMSELQRFEQSHGQSDGSYWLWFELLWRDYFRFLHLQHGARLYRARGLANEVRHADRPDVQGFERWRRALTGEPLVDAAMRELETTGYLSNRLRQVVASYLVHELRGDWRAGAAWFESQLVDYDVYSNQGNWLYIAGRGTDPRGGRRFNVRKQAAEYDPDGSYLRLWAA